ACGGCGCGATCATGCTCGGCTCGAAGGGCACGGGCAGCCGCTTCGACGAGGCGATGAAGAGCGCCGGCCCGACGGGCGTCTACGTCGTGGTGGAGGACGTCGACGCCCATCACCGGCGGGCCGTGGAGCAGGGCGCGGACATCCTGATGCCCCCCACGGACCAGGACTACGGGTCGCGGGACTACATGGCCCGAGACCTGGAGGGCAACATCTGGAGCTTCGGGACGTACGCGCCGGAGGTCCCCGGGTAGGGCTCCGCCGCCGCTCGGGTCAGCTGCCGCCGGTGTGCACCTGGAAGGCCGCTCTGCGCACGGCCTTGGCCAGGGCGGGATCGGGGTGCGCGGCGGCGAGGGCGACCAGGACCTGCACGGTACGGGGGTGGCCGACGGCCCGGACCTCGTCGAGGAGGGCCGGGACGGTGGGCTGCACGGCGGACTCGAGGTGCCTGACGAGCAGCGGGGCCTCACCGTGGTCGGCGACGGCGGCGGCGGTGTCCACCCACAGCCACGTCGCCTCGTGCCGGGTGAGGACCTCGTGGGCGTCCTCGGGATCGACACCGTCGTGCTCGGCCAGCCACAGCAGGGCGTACGGCCGCAGCGTCGGCTCGTCGACGACGGCACGGACGTCGGGCTCGGCGGGCGCGCCGACGACGCGCAGCGCCTCGAAGGCGAGGCCGCGCAGCAGGGCGTCGTCGCCGCGGGCGGCACCGAGCAGCTCGGCGACGGCGCTGCCGACGGGGCGGGCGGCGAGCCAGGCGCGGTACTCGGCGCGGGCGGCGTTCGGGCGGAGCTGGGCGCAGCCGCGGAGCATGTCCTCGGCCGGCTGCTCGATGTTGCCGGCGGGGCTCTGCGCGGCGACGCAGATCTGCTCCAGCTTGACCCAGACCGCCCAGTTGCCGAGCGGCGTGAGCGTGGCGTGTCCGTCGCCGCAGGTGAGGGCGCCGACGGAGGCGAGGGCGCGCAGGGCCCAGTCGAGGAGGGGGGCGAGCGCGGTGCCGAGGCCGGTGTCCGGGGCCGGTGCGGCGGCGGGGGTCTGCGGGATCCCCGGCTCCAGGCGGGGGCCGTAGGGCACCTCGCAGCGCTCGGTGCGCAGTTCGGTGACGCGCTGCTCCAGCAGGTCGAGGAGCTGCGCCACCGGAACGGGGCCCGCGGACAGCTGGAGGAAGGAGAGCAACTGGGGCATCGCGGAGATGACCTCGGCCACGGCGGCGGGCTCCTGCCCGGCGGGCTCGGGGTGGGCCAGCGACCAGGCGTCGAAGAGGGCGACCCAGCCGCGCAGCACGGCGCTGTCGTCGCGGTTCCAGGCACGCAGCCGCCAGCCGGGGCGGGCGCTGCCGCCGTGCACCTCGATCAGTCCCGCGAGCCGGGCGGTGTCCCAGTCGGCGCGGACCTGGGCCACGGTCAGGCCCAGCTCCCGGGCCGCCTGCTCGGCGGTCGCGTCGGAGAGGGTGGCCTTGCCGTCGGCGGTCGCGCTGCCGCGGCCGGGACCGAGGGCGCTGTCGGCCCAACGGGCCACACGGGCCGCGCCCGCCAGGCCGGAGCGTGCCATTCTGGCCAGTTCCGACCGGACCGGTGTGCCCTCCGGGGGTCGCGGCGCGGCGCGGCGCGGACGCCGCTGGTTCATCACTGGTGGGGCGGCGGCCAGGGGTCGCGGGCGGACGAGTCGGAGCCTGGAGTCGCGCGGGATACGGGACGTCACGGGTGCAGTCTTCCGGTTGACGGTCCGAAAACCCAAACGGAATGCCCCACCGGGCTCCGGGGACGGCGCAGGTGCGGTGCCTGAACCGGGTCGGGGACGGGAACAGGCCAGTGGTACGACGCTAAACGGAACCTGAGTGGCGGGCGGTGGGACACAGGGCCGCCGGGGTCAGACCAGCGGGGTCATGAAGCGGCGCAGGGTCTCCTCGTAACGGTCGGGGTCGGCGTTCCACATGGCGCCGTGCGGGGCGTCCTCGACCGTGTGGAGGGCGACCAGGCGCGGGTGGGTGTCGGCGAGGCGGCGCGAGAGCCGCCAGGGGGCCACCGCGTCGTCGGGGCCGTGGAAGATCAGGGTCGGGACCGCCGGGCGGTACAGGCCGGCGGTCCCGGCGTCGTGGTCGGCGCGCAGTCCGGCACGGCCCTGGGCGGCGCGGACGGCGAGCGGCAGGAACGCGCCCGGGGTGCGGCGGGCCGCGGCCAGGGCGCGCAGCGTGGTCTCCCAGCTGAGGACCGGGGAGTCCAGGACGAGGCCCGCGATGCGGTCGCGCACGCCGGAGAGCGCGGCGGTGCGCAGGGCCATGGTGGCGCCGGTGGACCAGCCGAGCAGGACGACCTGGCGGGCGCCGTGGTCGAGGGCGTAGCGGACGGCCGCGTCCACGTCCCGCCACTCGGTCTCACCGAAGTGGTGCAGGCCGTCCGGCGAGGAGGGGGCGCCGACGTCGCCGCGGTAGGCGAGGGCGAGCACCGGGACCTGCCGGCGGTTCAGGGGTGCCATGAGATTCATGGCGTGTTCGCGGGTGGCGGCCAGTCCGTGCACGGCGATGATCCAGGTCGGCCGGGAGCCGGGCAGGAACCAGGCCGGCAGGGGGCCGAGTTCGCCGGGGACCTCGACGTCGGCGTGTTCGAGGTCGAGGGCGGTGCCCGGGTTGCCGACGTACAGGTTCGGGGTGAACCACGCCCGGTCGCCGGCCACGAGGGTGCCGTGCGTGACCCGTTCGAGGCGGCGGACGACGGTGTCGGCGCCGTGTTCGACGGTGCCGAGGACCGGTCCGACCACCGCGTGGGTGCCGTCGCCGGCGAGGCCGTACCGGCCGGGGCGCAGCGCGGCCAGGTGCCGGGTGAGGGTGATCTGCCCGGCGGCGGTGCCGTGCACCGTGAGCCGGGGTTCGGTGGGCAGGGGGCGGCCGGGCGGCGCCTTGAGCGCGGCGTCGCTGGCGAGCCGTCCGGCGGCGACGCTCGCCGCCCCTGCGGCCAGGGCTGCGGTGACGGCAGCGGCCGTCGCGGGGAGGATGCGCACGTTTCCCAGTTTCCCGAGGGACCGCGGAGTAAGCCACCGGGACGGCGGACGCGCGGTGCCGTTCGGGTCAGCCGGGGGCCGTGACGCGGGGCCCGGGGGACGCGGGGGCCGGGACCGTGGCG
This region of Streptomyces ambofaciens ATCC 23877 genomic DNA includes:
- a CDS encoding VOC family protein, whose translation is MAGIDGGRPSVYPTLLYADAKAAVGQLTRAFGFTELAVYEGEGGTVAHAELAQGNGAIMLGSKGTGSRFDEAMKSAGPTGVYVVVEDVDAHHRRAVEQGADILMPPTDQDYGSRDYMARDLEGNIWSFGTYAPEVPG
- a CDS encoding alpha/beta hydrolase family protein codes for the protein MRILPATAAAVTAALAAGAASVAAGRLASDAALKAPPGRPLPTEPRLTVHGTAAGQITLTRHLAALRPGRYGLAGDGTHAVVGPVLGTVEHGADTVVRRLERVTHGTLVAGDRAWFTPNLYVGNPGTALDLEHADVEVPGELGPLPAWFLPGSRPTWIIAVHGLAATREHAMNLMAPLNRRQVPVLALAYRGDVGAPSSPDGLHHFGETEWRDVDAAVRYALDHGARQVVLLGWSTGATMALRTAALSGVRDRIAGLVLDSPVLSWETTLRALAAARRTPGAFLPLAVRAAQGRAGLRADHDAGTAGLYRPAVPTLIFHGPDDAVAPWRLSRRLADTHPRLVALHTVEDAPHGAMWNADPDRYEETLRRFMTPLV